The stretch of DNA TTGGTTAATCCCACATAAGACATATAACATTTAGACAAGAATTTTAGATGATACTTTTGGTACGTATACCTGTAAATTACAAGATGACGGATCTAATAAATCAAGGATTTGCTCGTTGTATATCTCCAGAAATGAGCATCGACAAGTAAAGTGTAGCTTTTCCTCTTTGCGGACTTCTTTTTCCTGGTATAGAAAAGACAGATAAGTCAGCACACAACATGTTACAGCAAAAAGATATCCATACACAAAAACCTAAGGTACTAAACCTTTTGAATCCTTGAgaacaaatactcaaaaactcTAGGTGTTATCCCGCAGTTGACACTGTGTCTACGTGTTCCTCCCTCGATATCTCCAAGCATAGTGTGAGTTTTCCCACTTCCAGTCTGGACATTGAAAATACCATCAGACTGGAAACAAGTAAAGACAGATAAAAACTCAGAGTCAGAGAACGAAATAAACCGTACCTGGCCATAGGCAAACATACAGCTATTGTAACCACCCACAACATTCTCCACCATAGGCACTCCAGCCACTTGAAACATCTGCTCCTGTAAAGTAAAATGAACAAGAGCAAGCAGATTCAGGAACAGTCTTGAGATTCTAAAAAAGAATGCATAGAAGGACCGACGAAACAAAAAGATAGTACAGTACCTGGGTAACATTCTCATCAGCAACGAGATCAAATGTGAAACGAGACTCTGGATTCCCAATCCAAGTAATTGCCTGGCCATTGTCTTGTCTTACACATTTGTGGTTGCCTTGTGTTGAAATCTCTGAACTACTAAGTGGACGCGTTCTTATGATAACCTAAATTTCAACAACATTCGATtaaaaaattggaaacaaaCTTAGtattctcttttctctcagCAAAATCAACAGATTCGTAAAACCCTAAATTGTTCTCAAAACCAATTCGTCAAAGTGAAGTCCTCGATTAGATGTTAAAACCACATAATCTgataaaaattaagattaattgAAAGCATTAAGTAGCAGGAAACGTATTAGCTACCAGATTAACCAAGAACAGAGTGCCTTACTACGTACACAGAAGCTAAGCGAAAAATCAATTCTActcgaatcatcatcatcaatcacgAAATTACCCAATAGAGAAGATCGAACCTGAACATTGTGATCTTTCCAGAACGCGGGATCTTCGTTGAACTCAAAGCTCTGAGACCTCGATATCTGAGCAGATCCAGCGCAAATCGCACCGTCTTCGTCCAAATCAGACATGCTTCGAACCGCGGAAGAGTAAATCGAAGGCTGATGAGTGTGGTTCTCCCTCGAGACGGTGTTAGCTTCCGGCGTGCAAGGCACAGATCGGAAAGACTCCGACGGAACGGGACGGTCGTTGAATCCGAATCGGCGCTTGATGGCGCTAGCAGTCTCGGAGATGAACGGCATtagtgagagagaagatgacACAATACTCGAGAATCACTGAGTTagtgagagagggagagagagagagaatttgaAATTTGAGTCTGAAaggggaaagagaaagagagagagagtaaaagaatCGTTGTGAAGAAGACGAGAGATATGATCGGAGGGTGAAGGGAGCGTGTTGATGAACGGCTGAGATTTATTTACGTTTTTCGAAATTATCAGAACGTTGGGGTGGCTTTTTGACTTCTCTCTCAAACGTTGCGCCGCCTCCTCTATTATTATTccttaaataaaaacattacatcggttaataaatttaacaaaaaccaGGCATACTTGGACCGGaaatttgtattaattaattcGAAGAAACCAAGATCTAAAATCAGATTTATGGGTTTCTGTTAACATTACATTagtactccctccatttcaaaatataggagGTTTTAAGCAACGCACGAAGATTAagaaatctttacttttaacaagttcaaccaatcagaaacaatactgcataatgtaaaatactaaattaatctaaaagttacattgaaatttgaaaacatcctatattatgaaacaacaaacttacccaaaacatcttatattttgaaacggagagagtattaGTTTAGTTACtacctttttttggtttttttttttttttaattttattattcatttactaaaacaagaaaacaagggaACCTTGGTTCAGACATACATCAATCCAATAAAAAAGTGGAAATAGAACTTGTGAAGAGAAAAAGTCACTCTTCTCCTACAAAAGAGGAAGTGAAGCAGTGCTCTAATTATTTGcttaaaacagaaataaaagaaaacaccaaGTCATAATAAGACTTGATCTTTGAACTTTGGGTTTGGTTTCCTCCGGTGCATGTCATCAAAAGCCAAGAAATTTTCTAGAATCACCACCACTGTGACCAGAAGTGAGTGCGGGACTTGGAGCAGGGGCGATACTAGGCTGTGAGAAACTATCGATGAAAGCGCCCAATGCCCAATCTAATGATGTGCCATGTACTTCATTCGAAAACTCTATAGTACTgcgcaaaaacaaaaagaaacatatatatatatatatatagtttataattctTTTCCCTAAAACGTACGTTGACTGATCTAACTGTTATTGAATTTTTGTGGTAACATTTACCTTTCGTCATTAAAACCAAGCCTTTCAAGCATTGCGATTATATATGCTGATGAGAAGCAATACCCACGCAAATATTCTTCACTATAGTTTAGAGTACCTCTGTATTCCAGTTCTAGTGCTTCCCAGGTTTTTTGACAAAACTCCTCCCCCTTTTGCCTTAAGTCAGACATCCAATTTAGTTCGTTTAAGTGAAAGAACtgattcaaatttcaaaacataaacaaaagaaaaaatggtcaACCGATTCTTTCACAAGTTCAAACATATCTATAAATCTTGACGTCAAAGGATATATACTTCGCTTGTGTAGGCAAAATTTGATGTAGCCAAAAACCTTCCTTGAACCGGAGGTGTGTATGTAGATCCAATAGCACACGAATTAGATGGACACATCTctgtacatatataaattacgGTAAGAGATcgataaaattaacaatatatcaacaatatataccaaaatatatatatatgatcttttaCCATTTCCTTCCTGCAAAAGTTCAAGCGTTTTGATTTTGCATCTTGCGAAATTACCAGCAGCTACAAGTCTTGTATATTCGCTTTCATCAGCTAGGAATACGGATAGATATTTACGCCGATTATTTTGGTAGGTGTACCCTTGAGGAGTACAAGGGTCTTCAACGTCTTCCTCCACTTCCTCCCCGTCTGTTGTATGGATTGAAAGCAACATAcgagagagtttgagagttCAATAATTGCCTTGAACTCAAAAAGTACAATTTTAGTAAGCAAAGTGATCATTACAAGGATCTGTCAGTAACTAACCTGGGTATTGTAGATTATCCATTAACCTTTTTAGTGCTGCATCCTGCATGGCAAAcgataagttatttttttccttggtcATTTTATCGACAATTTTGAAATAAGATCATCGATTAAATACGGACACAATTACAATAAGTTTCCAAAAAATCCTTTAAAACTTAAGGATGAATGAAAGAAAACATTTACTCAAAGATAAATATGCTCTGGTCTCAAAAGTTACCTTCCCATAGTTGGGGAAGCTGTGACTGTAGATTCTGTATGGAAAACTGTTACAGGTTTTCATATGCGAGTCCACAGAATTCACTTGCTGATTACTTAACTCAAAGGTcacctaaaaaaaaatgcacaaaCAATCATCACACAAACGACCTTTAACCACAGTTGAGGTACTTTGTCCTAAGTTTGATAATTGTATAACAAGtccccttcttttttttttcttttttcatccaAAGATGgtatttggaaaaaaacattgcaatCTTCCTCTAAGCACGAAGAGTGAGGACCACGCGCGGcaatttttctctctcaaaaacctaCTTCTTCTGACCATAACCTCGTGCGCCGACGTCGGGTCTTCCGTCAATGGTGGCGATGAGGACCCTCCGGTCCATGGCTCTTCATTCACGACTTGTTGCATCATCCCGGCGAAGCTGTTGGACGAAATCAAGGGAGTGGTGGAGAGGAGAAGCATCTGCGAGACGCCGACGGTAAAGAGCTCTACCGGAAGTGTTGCTACGCGGAGCGGAAGAGGGAGATCCACGACGAAGAACAAGAGAAGAGGGTAGATAGATCTGGAGATCGGAGATCTTGGAGGTTTCACCGGATCGGTTATGATAGGGGAGGTAATCTCCGATCTGGTGaagctaagccaccgtcgatGGTCCTCTTATCTACTCCCtgctgcctctctctctctcacgactgAGCATGGAAACCTCCACGACGAAGGACAGATCGGgtctcttcctccttctcaaaaCGGTTCTACGGTGGCGAGATGGCAAACAGATCTTGGATCACCGTCTTCGTTCGGTTACCGTCATCCAATCTCGCCGGAGGTCCTGTTCCGGTCGAGCATCCGCAATTATGGACGGCGGCTACAAAACGAGTTCTTCGTttgtagattagggtttcaTGTGTAGCCGGTTTAATTTGGTTGTTGTAACCCGGTCGGTTTTGTTTCCTAATGGTTTGGTCCGGTTTGATGTAATTGAGTTGGATTCTCTGGGATTTGTATGGGCCTACTCCGGAAATAGCCCACTGGGcattatatgtttataattgaaagccttttaacaaaaaaaaaagatggtattTGGAATATTTAGCGTGCATTCGGTTGTTGTATGTTTTCTTAAACCAGTTTTTTGTATCCTGAACCTCCATGATGGCCATCTAGGTTGATGTAGTTTtgtatcaaatatcaaaaagaTGCCTTTAAATGATTGAATTTCTAAAGTCAATTTTacgatatattttaaataattatataagaaatcatttaaaatattaaaaataatttgattcaCGTTTTCTCATCAACCTCACGAAAACAAGATTAAAATATGGCATGATTtgatcacacacacacacacattattAAACTGTTGATCAGATATAAACAAGTGTCCTTGATCagattaaaaaaagttaaatctcTTTATCctatcaaaaaagaaagaaattagaaatttgtttaattttgttctataaaccttgattaaattttgacacatattttaatattttttggttataaaatatactccctccgtttcaatatataagatgttttggagaagttttttgtttcataatataggatattttcaagtttttatgcaacttttagattagtttaatattttatattatgcagtattattctgattggttgaacttgttaaaagtaaagatttcttaatctgcgtgctttagttaaaacatcatatattttgaaacggagggagtataatatAATACTAATGAGGGTCTCTTGTTTAGTCCTTGAAAAGTTTTGTGCATGCAAATACTTCCCAAAAATCCAATTATTTTGCATGTAATTCATATAATGTGATTCATGTTGCATGTAActtgacaaaacaaacaaggacaTGTTTATAAAGAATAGACCTGCGCAGAAGCCCCGCCGAGTTCAACAATCCCCGTTGTCCCAGTATTTCCAAGCAAACCGAGTGCGTGATTGGCAATTATCCAAGCATATAAACCTTCATCAGATCCTGAATCGTGATATTTCCAATAACTAGTTAGCACTtccaatatatgtatatatttctttttattaatcgAATGAAGAAGAATTGATTCAAAAAAGACTAACCACTGATAACATAAGCCCACTCGTCACGAAAATGAAACCCAGGACGAGATCTAAAAACTTGTTTGGCAGTATTAAGAATACTTTCCTGATCAGTTTTCGCAATGGCTCTCATCCCAGCAGTTGCCATTAACCTTATGTCAGTCCTGCTCCACATATCCTGGGGAACAATTTCCTTGGCGAAGCCCACAAGTTGCTCCACTTTCTCCTTCGCTCCTTCCAGATTATTAGCATACGTCGACAAACCACCTAGAAACCTAGACACCTTGTGGTGGTCAGGACCAAAACTGTAAACGGGTGCCCCGGACTGATCAATGGAGTACTTGAACACGTGAACTCGGGACCCCGAACTCCCAGCATCGATAATGACGCTGTACAAACTTCCGGGTAATGGAACTGGAACTGGAGCTGAATTAAAATtcaagaagaaggaaaatatCCCTAACGCTAGAGCCCCCGAAACGGCGGTTGGTATGATAATCCGTTTCGTGAGTCTCGACGACCATGGAGTCGGAGATGATGATTGGTGCTCAGGTAGAATCGGAACCTTGAGGGCATCCATCTCCGGTTCCATTTTTCAACCTGGAACATGCATGAGATCATCTTTGCATTAATTAACGTCAAAGGAACCTTAATGAAAACAAACTAACTAGATAACCAACCATTAGCGCAATAGCGATAAACATAATGAACAAGAGAATCCTAATTAAAGGTAACGCAACTATGACAATAAACGTagtgcaaaaagaaaaatattatatatatatatataaacttaaccCAAAGATCAAGTTCCGTGTGTGTGTGTCTTCCTCTTACTTTAAGAAACTGATTCTTTTATAATCGGAGTTCGAAGACCTATAAcgtggtttttaaaaaaaaaaatatataaaaaaggtcTATAACGTGGGTCACATTATTGGCTAATTTTCAGGTACCTTAATTCTCTTCCATTATTGATTAATTTTCCATGTTGAagctctttttgttttatattaccTTTTGCCAAAcaagtttttaatattagagAGAGAATATACCTTATATATTagggtgaattactcaaatgttacttattttaggtaatattaccagaatctacaaaaaacttttttattactagaatgtttcgagtattttcaaaatacccagcctgcccctgttttatgttaccgaaAAAgatgtaattacaaaaatgtcattgccacgtcagacgccacgtcagaaatcgctgacgtgtaaccataactcagccgtaatgcGTTACatagtatgttgcggctgagtcataggtatgttgcggctgagttatcggaaaaacatttgagtaagagcggacggctgacttattaaaatctggctgagttatgcgcataagtCAGCCAAgggttacggctgacttattaaatctggctgagttatgcgcataactcagctgtagttacggctgagttttcacccgatggttgagttgtcaaaattttggctgagttatcacaacgacacgACTGAGTTAACATTTTCCGCCtggctgagttataaaaaaCGGCTGATTTATGAAatgttgttacggctgagttatggtaaaaaaactataactcagccatcataggctgacttatcgacaaCTCAGCCGTTTGACGGTtgacttattagcaaaagattaattactagaatgttattcagttacggcggacttatcaaacgatacggctgagttacatattttcagttgacgaagcggctgagtttggcaacaattttttttgctttttaattactgtaatgtttttcatgttgtggctgagttacattgttaactaaacttctttgttacattgcaaattaaaaaattaactacatgcatgccataatatttaaaatcttatcatatttaggtctatgtctaatttcatttcaaatgataaaaaaaaaaataatttaggagaaataaaataaataattaaaaaattattaaataaaaaaaaacagtaaaaattatttttcttgatatatgaattaaataaaaacgaaaaaataatttgtttgtattatataactgaattttcgtttttttaattaaaaaaatagataactcaacttaccacatctttaactcatgaaaattttcatgatgttgaataatcttttgagttaacaattttacaaaggatatacctcaaacttgtacatcaaccataacacatgattattcaaactcaacttcaaaaaaattagttttattagtgattggtaacatttttgaataaaatttaggtctgTGTCTATTTTCagttcaaataataataaaaaataataatttagaagaaacaaaataactaattaaaaagttattaaataaaagaaaaatagtaaaaattatttttctcctaaattatatgaattaaataaaaacgaaaaaataatttttttgtattatataaatgaattaGCGGCGGGCACCCTCTGCCGGGGCTCTGTTGCGATTGCAGCTGTGGTCAAATCTATAATATCACCCTCCACCTGCGCCTGCTGCCATGAAAAAGCCTCACCTTCCGCGACCAAAACAATCTCCTCGGGCCGCTCgtcaatattttcataaatttgtgCATTCtgagctttccaaatataccatatAAGCCAGGGAAATGTTAAAACATGAGACGCATGATTATTCTGCCCCAAAAAATGATCAACATTTGCATACACGGACTCTGAGGGGAAAGAGTTTGGCCCCACCGGTATtgaagctctctttttttttacgttaCCTTTAGCCAAACAAGTTCTtaatattagagaaaaaaatgattttttttttggaaaattaatcACTATTTTAAATagcaaattttaaaattaattacaagAAAATGTCAATATgtcatatcttattatataaagttgaaaagttttgaaagttagccattaataaGATATTGACATGTATCAAGTTATCAATatcagattttgacatatgtaaaagttaatatttaataggaggaatttgattacaacaaaaataaaatatttttttaaaaaatattaataatgtaaaaaagataattatcaaaaatattatataaagttgggttttgaaagttagtcattaataagatattgacatgtgtcaagttatcaatatcagattttgacatttgtaaaagttaatatttaataggaggaatttgattacaacaaaaataaaatattttatttttaaaaatattaataatgtaaaaagataattatcaaaaattacagaatttatataaaaagttacaaagttttttaaaataattgtaaggagattacatgtatatatatatatatatttgataaaattcaaaattataatattatttacttattttaattttaagttattaattctacaaaaaaaatatagaaaatggattaaggaaaatatacagttaattattaattctaaattttgtaaacacTAACTTCTATacaaacatagatcgtctcatatttaaataatttattcaaaaacattgctttcaactttgtttaattgggaaatgtttttttaatgggaaggtaaatttttcttatttttttaaactaaaattttctactactttcttatttttcagttgggaatatgtaagattaatatgttgatccaaaaaaagattaatatatgcgtcttcttttcctaatactgtattttaaaatttattgtaagatttttagattattttatttaatttatattttcatctttaaattatttgggattcatatatcactgtgcttataattttttattgtttctttacttaggccaaattaatttttttctaatttttcaaccttgattggttggttatACACCCTTCttatttttgcaaacataattgttaccattattcattcaatcccaaaggcagataacgagtagaagctcagCAACCTAAtaaatggataaaataggctaatcaaacacaagcttaaaACAAACAtggatagatagattggaaaaacataaatcgttgttgttAGAtttagatccataggagctcaaaaaCTATGACACtctggtttgcggaaaggtttaaaagaattgatttggccacatatgtcaccaatatgcacttatttttcggccaaggatcctgagagaacttcatgatgggtgacctttctagaagtgattgtcggaactgtgcgattgaggaaaaaacacaagaaacaatcatttgttaatttgtagggtcggtaaacaagttttgaaAGCTTCCCAGacataacaaaccagccatcgaatatgggtggatCCATGGGCCGGggatagatgtagggcccacttaggaaggtggtcCCATGGACTGAGAATGGACATGTGCTCCTAAGCAAtgtggcggttgaggcgttacaaagatagaggctacatcatggtgtgtcaaagacacttccacgaatacattgagaaatttaaaattagttactatcaaacgattttgtgacgttagaatttttttttaatttttattggttgtcagagcaagccattttgagatagcaaaaagacgtgaacattttctctccacacaggaggagggcagagccgaggatttctctatggtggagaaggttggacaaaaggttatctccccaagggaggaaggtggaggagggttgacacaaggttatcttcccTAGGGAGGAagacggagccaaggttctctccataagggatgaaaACGTACCCGACATTTTCTctatggtggtcatacattattctgatgatacatcattgattagtatattctgtaatatataaagacattaagccaactattttactttcacttctgcatagttactatcactaaatacattgaaaaatttaacattagttactatcactatcaaaagattttttgatgttagaaaaaggtttttacttttattggttgtggagcaagccattttgagatagcaaaaagacgtgaacatgttctctccacacatgaggagggTGAGTCGATGTGCTCtatatggtggagaaggttggacacaaggttgtCTGCcaaagggaggaaggtggatgAGGTTGGACGCAAAGTTATCT from Camelina sativa cultivar DH55 chromosome 9, Cs, whole genome shotgun sequence encodes:
- the LOC104712018 gene encoding probable apyrase 3 — translated: MEPEMDALKVPILPEHQSSSPTPWSSRLTKRIIIPTAVSGALALGIFSFFLNFNSAPVPVPLPGSLYSVIIDAGSSGSRVHVFKYSIDQSGAPVYSFGPDHHKVSRFLGGLSTYANNLEGAKEKVEQLVGFAKEIVPQDMWSRTDIRLMATAGMRAIAKTDQESILNTAKQVFRSRPGFHFRDEWAYVISGSDEGLYAWIIANHALGLLGNTGTTGIVELGGASAQVTFELSNQQVNSVDSHMKTCNSFPYRIYSHSFPNYGKDAALKRLMDNLQYPDGEEVEEDVEDPCTPQGYTYQNNRRKYLSVFLADESEYTRLVAAGNFARCKIKTLELLQEGNEMCPSNSCAIGSTYTPPVQGRFLATSNFAYTSEFFHLNELNWMSDLRQKGEEFCQKTWEALELEYRGTLNYSEEYLRGYCFSSAYIIAMLERLGFNDESTIEFSNEVHGTSLDWALGAFIDSFSQPSIAPAPSPALTSGHSGGDSRKFLGF